One stretch of Streptomyces sp. NBC_00443 DNA includes these proteins:
- a CDS encoding ABC transporter ATP-binding protein — MAVQRGWARRLWGYAWRYRRDVILALGSSLAGMAVMAVVPLITKVIIDDVIGDHTRGMAVWAGLLIAAAFVVYVLTSVRRYYGGRLALDVQHDLRTDMFRTITRLDGRRQDELSTGQVVGRATSDLQLIQGLLFMLPMTIGNFALFLISLIVMAWLSLPLTLVALAVAPALWWIAKRSRTKLHPSTWYAQAQAAAVAGVVDGAVSGVRVVKGFGQEEQETGKVREVSRRLFAGRLRTIRFNSRYTPALQAVPALGQVAMLAVGGWLAVRGHITLGTFVAFSTYLAQLVGPVRMLAMVLTVGQQARAGSERVLELIDTEPSIKDGGMTLPADAPATVEFDDVSFGYDDERPVLDGLSFEIQPGETLAVVGSSGSGKSTVSLLLPRFYDVTGGAVLVGGHDVRELTSDSLRAAIGLVPEDSFLFSDTVRNNIAYGRPDATDEQIEAAARAAQADRFIAELPDGYETTVGEHGLTLSGGQRQRVALARAILTDPRLLVLDDATSAVDARVEHEIHEALKHVMEGRTTLLIAHRRSTLGLADRIAVLDAGRLADIGTHEELQQRSALYRRLLTDPDELGGVSPGHAQPACPQEDTSVRDELDAEFDAERGVTPRLWTGDRERRDLALAESPATPELLAQVEALPPAVERPDIDEADAVRPEESYGLKRLLRGFGLPLLISLGLVAMDAGMGLLLPVLIRHGIDSGVTQVALGAVWAASLLALLAVTVQWVAQIGETRMTGRTGERVLYSLRLKIFAQLQRLGLDYYERELTGRIMTRMTTDVDALSTFLQTGLVTAFVSVVTFFGIMVALLVIDVELALVVFATLPPLIVATYYFRRASVKAYELARERVSVVNADLQESVSGLRIVQAFRRERDGGARFAERSDSYRQARIRGQFLISIYFPFVQFLSSGAVAAVLIVGGGRIDDATLTTGALVAYLLYIDLFFAPVQQLSQVFDGYQQATVSLGRIQELLREPTSTKAAAEPLEVLSLRGEVRFEDVDFKYGDDEAALSDVDLRIPAGQTVAFVGETGAGKSTLVKLVARFYDPTGGRVTVDGTDLRSLDITSYRHRLGVVPQEAYLFQGTVRDAIAYGRPDATDAEVEAAARAVGAHEMIATLDGGYLHEVAERGRNLSAGQRQLIALARAELVDPDILLLDEATAALDLATEAQVNHATDRLAGRRTTLVVAHRLTTAARADRVVVMDHGRVAEDGTHEELLARGGRYAELWRTFIGQAEPEEPVGAVR; from the coding sequence GTGGCAGTGCAACGGGGATGGGCACGACGGCTGTGGGGCTATGCCTGGCGCTACCGCAGGGACGTGATCCTCGCCCTCGGCTCCTCCCTCGCCGGAATGGCCGTCATGGCGGTCGTCCCGCTGATCACGAAGGTGATCATCGATGACGTCATCGGCGATCACACCCGCGGCATGGCCGTCTGGGCCGGCCTGCTGATAGCCGCGGCCTTCGTCGTCTACGTCCTCACCTCCGTCCGCCGCTACTACGGCGGCCGCCTCGCCCTCGACGTCCAGCACGATCTGCGCACGGACATGTTCCGGACGATCACCCGGCTCGACGGGCGGCGGCAGGACGAGCTGTCCACCGGGCAGGTGGTCGGGCGGGCCACCAGCGACCTCCAGCTGATCCAGGGCCTGCTCTTCATGCTCCCGATGACCATCGGGAACTTCGCGCTCTTCCTGATCTCCCTGATCGTCATGGCGTGGCTGTCGCTGCCGCTCACCCTGGTCGCGCTCGCCGTGGCCCCGGCCCTGTGGTGGATCGCCAAGCGCAGCCGGACCAAGCTGCACCCCTCCACCTGGTACGCCCAGGCCCAGGCCGCCGCCGTCGCCGGCGTGGTCGACGGGGCCGTCAGCGGCGTACGCGTGGTCAAGGGGTTCGGCCAGGAGGAGCAGGAGACCGGGAAGGTCCGGGAGGTCAGCCGACGGCTCTTCGCGGGGCGGCTGCGCACCATCCGGTTCAACTCCAGGTACACCCCGGCACTGCAGGCCGTCCCCGCTCTCGGGCAGGTCGCCATGCTCGCGGTCGGCGGCTGGCTGGCGGTGCGCGGGCACATCACGCTGGGGACGTTCGTGGCGTTCTCCACCTACCTCGCCCAGCTGGTCGGCCCGGTCCGGATGCTCGCCATGGTCCTCACGGTCGGGCAGCAGGCCCGCGCCGGCAGCGAGCGGGTGCTGGAGCTGATCGACACCGAACCGTCGATCAAGGACGGCGGCATGACGCTGCCCGCCGACGCCCCGGCGACCGTCGAGTTCGACGACGTGTCCTTCGGCTACGACGACGAGCGGCCGGTCCTGGACGGGCTCTCCTTCGAGATCCAGCCCGGCGAGACCCTCGCCGTCGTCGGCTCCTCCGGCTCCGGCAAGTCCACCGTCTCGCTTCTCCTCCCGCGCTTCTACGACGTCACAGGCGGCGCCGTCCTCGTCGGCGGACATGACGTGCGCGAGCTGACCTCCGACTCGCTGCGGGCCGCGATCGGACTGGTCCCCGAGGACTCCTTCCTCTTCTCGGACACCGTCCGCAACAACATCGCCTACGGCCGTCCCGACGCGACCGACGAGCAGATCGAGGCCGCCGCACGCGCCGCCCAGGCGGACCGTTTCATCGCCGAGCTGCCCGACGGCTACGAGACCACGGTCGGCGAGCACGGCCTCACCCTCTCCGGCGGCCAGCGCCAGCGCGTCGCGCTCGCCCGCGCGATCCTCACCGACCCCCGGCTCCTCGTCCTCGACGACGCGACCTCGGCGGTGGACGCCCGCGTGGAGCACGAGATCCACGAGGCACTCAAGCACGTCATGGAGGGCCGCACGACCCTCCTCATCGCGCACCGCCGTTCCACCCTCGGCCTCGCCGACCGCATCGCCGTCCTCGATGCCGGCCGTCTCGCCGACATCGGCACCCACGAGGAACTCCAACAGCGCTCCGCCCTGTACCGACGCCTCCTCACCGACCCCGACGAACTCGGCGGCGTCTCGCCCGGCCACGCCCAGCCCGCCTGCCCCCAGGAGGACACCTCCGTACGTGACGAGCTGGACGCCGAGTTCGACGCCGAGCGCGGGGTGACCCCGAGGCTGTGGACCGGTGACCGTGAGCGCAGGGACCTGGCGCTCGCGGAGTCCCCGGCCACTCCCGAACTCCTCGCCCAGGTGGAGGCACTGCCCCCGGCCGTCGAGCGACCCGACATCGACGAGGCGGATGCGGTCCGGCCGGAGGAGTCGTACGGCCTGAAACGGCTGCTGCGCGGCTTCGGGCTGCCCCTGCTGATCAGCCTCGGTCTCGTCGCCATGGACGCCGGCATGGGGCTGCTGCTGCCCGTCCTGATCCGGCACGGCATCGACTCGGGTGTCACACAGGTCGCCCTCGGCGCGGTCTGGGCGGCGTCCCTGCTCGCCCTGCTCGCGGTGACGGTCCAGTGGGTGGCTCAGATCGGCGAGACGCGGATGACCGGACGCACCGGCGAGCGCGTCCTGTACTCGCTGCGCCTGAAGATCTTCGCCCAGCTCCAGCGGCTCGGACTCGACTACTACGAGCGGGAGCTGACCGGCCGGATCATGACCCGGATGACGACGGACGTCGACGCCCTGTCGACCTTCCTCCAGACGGGCCTGGTCACCGCCTTCGTCTCCGTCGTCACCTTCTTCGGCATCATGGTCGCCCTGCTGGTGATCGACGTCGAGCTCGCCCTCGTCGTCTTCGCGACGCTGCCGCCGCTGATCGTCGCGACGTACTACTTCCGCCGGGCGAGCGTGAAGGCGTACGAACTCGCCCGAGAGCGGGTGTCGGTGGTCAACGCCGACCTCCAGGAGTCGGTGTCCGGGCTGCGGATCGTGCAGGCCTTCCGGCGCGAGCGGGACGGCGGCGCACGGTTCGCCGAGCGCAGCGACAGCTACCGCCAGGCCCGCATCAGGGGCCAGTTCCTGATCTCGATCTACTTCCCCTTCGTGCAGTTCCTGTCGTCGGGGGCCGTCGCGGCGGTGCTGATCGTGGGCGGCGGCCGGATCGACGACGCGACGCTGACGACCGGCGCGCTGGTGGCGTACCTGCTCTACATCGACCTGTTCTTCGCGCCCGTCCAACAGCTCTCCCAGGTCTTCGACGGCTACCAGCAGGCGACGGTCTCGCTCGGCCGCATCCAGGAACTGCTGCGGGAGCCGACCTCCACGAAGGCGGCCGCGGAGCCGCTGGAGGTGCTGTCGCTGCGGGGCGAGGTCCGCTTCGAGGACGTGGACTTCAAGTACGGCGACGACGAGGCGGCGCTGAGCGACGTCGACCTGCGGATTCCGGCCGGGCAGACGGTCGCGTTCGTCGGCGAGACCGGCGCGGGCAAGTCCACCCTCGTGAAGCTGGTGGCCCGTTTCTACGACCCGACCGGCGGCCGCGTCACCGTCGACGGCACGGACCTCCGCTCCCTGGACATCACGTCGTACCGCCACCGGCTCGGGGTCGTCCCGCAGGAGGCGTACCTCTTCCAGGGCACCGTCCGCGACGCCATCGCCTACGGCCGTCCCGACGCGACGGACGCCGAGGTCGAGGCCGCGGCCCGCGCGGTCGGCGCCCACGAGATGATCGCCACCCTCGACGGCGGCTACCTCCACGAGGTCGCCGAGCGCGGCCGCAACCTCTCCGCCGGGCAGCGCCAGCTGATCGCACTCGCCCGCGCCGAGCTCGTCGACCCCGACATCCTGCTCCTCGACGAGGCGACGGCAGCACTGGACCTGGCCACGGAGGCCCAGGTCAACCACGCCACGGACCGCCTCGCCGGCCGCCGCACCACCCTCGTCGTCGCCCACCGCCTGACCACGGCCGCCCGCGCGGACCGGGTCGTGGTGATGGACCACGGACGGGTCGCGGAGGACGGGACGCATGAGGAGCTGCTGGCGCGTGGGGGGCGTTATGCGGAGCTGTGGCGGACGTTCATCGGGCAGGCGGAGCCGGAGGAGCCCGTCGGGGCGGTGCGGTAG
- a CDS encoding S28 family serine protease gives MVRKTLRWLLALALLTGALGTATARAATAAEPDIEERLLSIPGMSLIEEKPYPGYRFFVLAYTQPVDHRNPSAGTFQQRLTVLHRDVSRPTVFYTSGYEVSTAPSRREPTRIVDGNQISMEYRFFTPSRPAPADWTKLDIRQAAADQHRIFTALKPVYDKKWLSTGVSKGGMTATYYERFHPRDMDGVVAYVAPNDVVNAEDSAYDRHFARVGTKACRDRLNAVQREALVRREPLKERYAAYAAEHGYTFDTLGSLDKAYEAVVLDYVWGFWQYSLLSDCDTIPADAAHATDEAIWNSLGEVGGFSFYADQGLEPYTPYYYQAGTQLGAPAIGFPHIERKLIRYGYLPPRDFVPREIPMRFQPRAMHDVDTWVRHNARHMIFVYGENDPWGAERFRVDKGARDAHVFTAPGANHGALVAGLVPTERELATARILNWAGVASPSAEPRPLATYDAELDAQGVERESALRP, from the coding sequence ATGGTTCGCAAGACCCTCAGATGGCTGCTGGCGCTCGCGCTGCTCACCGGCGCGCTCGGCACGGCCACGGCACGTGCGGCCACCGCCGCCGAGCCGGACATCGAGGAACGGCTGCTGTCCATACCGGGCATGAGCCTCATCGAGGAGAAGCCGTACCCCGGCTACCGCTTCTTCGTCCTCGCGTACACCCAGCCCGTCGACCACCGCAATCCGTCCGCGGGAACCTTCCAGCAGCGCCTCACCGTGCTGCACCGGGACGTCTCCCGCCCGACCGTCTTCTACACCAGCGGCTACGAGGTCTCCACGGCACCGAGCCGCCGCGAGCCGACACGGATCGTCGACGGCAACCAGATCTCCATGGAGTACCGCTTCTTCACACCGTCCCGGCCCGCACCGGCCGACTGGACCAAGCTGGACATCCGGCAGGCGGCGGCCGACCAGCACCGCATCTTCACGGCGCTGAAGCCGGTCTACGACAAGAAGTGGCTCTCCACCGGCGTTTCGAAGGGTGGCATGACCGCCACGTACTACGAGCGCTTCCACCCCCGTGACATGGACGGCGTCGTCGCCTACGTGGCCCCCAACGACGTGGTGAACGCAGAGGACTCGGCATACGACCGCCACTTCGCCCGCGTCGGCACCAAGGCGTGCCGGGACCGGCTGAACGCTGTGCAGCGGGAGGCGCTGGTGCGCCGGGAGCCGCTGAAGGAACGGTACGCGGCGTACGCGGCCGAGCACGGCTACACCTTCGACACGCTCGGCAGCCTGGACAAGGCGTACGAGGCGGTCGTCCTGGACTACGTCTGGGGCTTCTGGCAGTACAGCCTGCTCTCCGACTGCGACACGATCCCCGCGGACGCGGCCCACGCCACCGACGAGGCGATCTGGAACTCCCTCGGCGAGGTCGGGGGGTTCTCCTTCTACGCGGACCAGGGCCTGGAGCCGTACACGCCGTACTACTACCAGGCGGGCACGCAGCTGGGCGCACCGGCGATCGGATTCCCGCACATAGAGCGCAAGTTGATCCGCTACGGCTACCTCCCGCCACGCGACTTCGTCCCGCGCGAGATCCCGATGCGATTCCAGCCGAGGGCCATGCACGACGTGGACACCTGGGTCCGCCACAACGCCCGGCACATGATCTTCGTCTACGGCGAGAACGACCCCTGGGGCGCGGAACGCTTCCGGGTCGACAAGGGCGCGCGTGACGCCCACGTCTTCACGGCACCGGGAGCCAACCACGGGGCGCTCGTGGCAGGCCTCGTGCCCACCGAGCGCGAGCTGGCCACCGCCCGCATCCTGAACTGGGCGGGCGTCGCGTCACCATCGGCCGAGCCGAGGCCGTTGGCGACGTACGACGCGGAACTCGACGCCCAGGGCGTGGAACGGGAGTCCGCGCTGCGTCCGTGA
- a CDS encoding glycoside hydrolase family 3 protein — MPDTSTGSMGNNSVPSRRTVLAATAGMTSALALGGTAHAGPDGKHDDRKLRALIARMTLPEKVGQLFVMRVYGHSATAPDQADIDANLKEIGVRTAAELIARYRVGGIIYFTWAHNTRDPHQMADLSNGIQRASLAQPRGLPVLVSTDQEHGIVCRVGEPATLFPGAMAVGAGGSRADARTLGRIAGQELRALGIRQNYSPVADVNVNPANPVIGVRSFGAEPAAVAGMVAAEVAGYQHFRQLAATAKHFPGHGDTAVDSHYGFPVITHTREQWNQLDAPPFRAAIRAGIDSIMTAHIMVPALDDSGDPATLSRPILTGILREELGYDGLVVTDSLGMEGVRTKYGDDRVPVLALKAGVDQLLNPPSLDIAWNAVLKAVQDGELTEARLDESILRILRLKAKLRLFDAPYVSQDGVDRNVGTASHLRTADRIAERTTTLLVNEGSLLPLSRRTHPKVLVVGADPASPSGTTGPPTGVLAAALTELGFTATALSTGTAPSSAAIAKAVEAARAADAVVVGTYNVTASSTQKALVEQLLATGRPVVAVAVRNPYDVAHLPAVQACLASYSWTDVELRAAARVIAGRVAPRGKLPVPVQRADDPTRVLYPIGHGLSYGRG, encoded by the coding sequence GTGCCCGACACCAGCACGGGAAGCATGGGAAACAACTCGGTCCCCTCCAGACGCACCGTCCTCGCCGCCACCGCCGGCATGACCTCCGCCCTCGCCCTCGGCGGCACCGCCCACGCCGGCCCCGACGGCAAGCACGACGACAGGAAACTGCGGGCCCTCATCGCCCGGATGACCCTGCCGGAGAAGGTCGGCCAGCTCTTCGTCATGCGGGTCTACGGCCACTCCGCCACCGCCCCCGACCAGGCCGACATCGACGCCAACCTCAAGGAGATCGGCGTCCGTACGGCGGCCGAGCTGATCGCCAGGTACCGGGTGGGCGGCATCATCTACTTCACCTGGGCGCACAACACCCGCGACCCGCACCAGATGGCCGACCTGTCCAACGGCATCCAGCGGGCGTCCCTCGCCCAGCCCCGTGGCCTGCCCGTCCTCGTCTCCACCGACCAGGAGCACGGCATCGTCTGCCGCGTCGGCGAGCCCGCCACCCTCTTCCCGGGCGCCATGGCCGTCGGAGCCGGCGGCTCCCGCGCCGACGCCCGCACCCTCGGCCGTATCGCCGGACAGGAACTCAGGGCGCTCGGCATCCGGCAGAACTACTCCCCCGTGGCCGACGTGAACGTGAACCCGGCCAACCCCGTCATCGGCGTCCGCTCCTTCGGCGCCGAACCGGCCGCGGTGGCCGGCATGGTCGCCGCCGAGGTGGCCGGATACCAGCACTTCCGGCAACTCGCGGCCACCGCCAAGCACTTCCCCGGCCACGGCGACACCGCCGTCGACAGCCACTACGGCTTCCCGGTCATCACCCACACCCGCGAGCAGTGGAACCAGCTCGACGCGCCGCCCTTCCGAGCCGCCATCCGGGCCGGCATCGACTCGATCATGACCGCGCACATCATGGTCCCGGCCCTCGACGACTCCGGCGACCCGGCCACCCTCTCCCGCCCGATCCTCACCGGCATCCTGCGCGAGGAACTCGGCTACGACGGGCTCGTGGTGACGGACTCGCTCGGCATGGAGGGCGTACGGACGAAGTACGGCGACGACCGCGTCCCCGTCCTCGCGCTCAAGGCGGGCGTGGACCAGCTCCTCAACCCGCCCTCCCTCGACATCGCGTGGAACGCGGTGCTGAAGGCCGTCCAGGACGGCGAGTTGACCGAGGCGCGGCTCGACGAATCGATCCTGCGGATCCTGCGGCTGAAGGCGAAGCTACGGCTGTTCGACGCCCCGTACGTCAGCCAGGACGGGGTCGACCGCAACGTCGGCACCGCGTCCCACCTCAGGACGGCCGACCGTATCGCCGAGCGGACGACGACCCTGCTCGTCAACGAGGGCTCGCTCCTTCCGCTGTCCCGGCGCACGCACCCCAAAGTCCTCGTCGTCGGCGCCGACCCCGCCTCCCCGTCCGGTACGACGGGACCGCCGACCGGCGTGCTCGCCGCCGCGCTCACCGAGCTGGGCTTCACGGCCACCGCCCTGTCGACAGGTACGGCGCCCTCCTCCGCCGCCATCGCCAAGGCCGTCGAGGCGGCTCGGGCGGCGGACGCGGTGGTGGTCGGGACGTACAACGTCACGGCGAGCAGTACGCAGAAGGCGCTGGTCGAGCAGCTTCTCGCGACGGGGAGGCCGGTGGTGGCGGTCGCGGTCCGCAACCCGTACGACGTGGCCCATCTGCCCGCCGTGCAGGCCTGCCTGGCGTCCTACTCCTGGACCGACGTCGAGCTGCGGGCCGCCGCGCGGGTGATCGCCGGGCGGGTGGCCCCGCGCGGGAAGCTGCCGGTGCCGGTGCAGCGGGCGGACGATCCGACGCGGGTGCTGTATCCGATCGGCCACGGGCTGTCGTACGGGCGCGGTTAG
- the aroA gene encoding 3-phosphoshikimate 1-carboxyvinyltransferase: MPAVDVPGSKSVTARALFLAAAADGVTTLVRPLRSDDTEGFAEGLGRLGYRVGRTPDTWQVDGRPQGPAVTEADVHCRDGATTARFLPTLAATGTGTYRFDASPQMRRRPLLPLTRALRDLGVDLRHEVREGHHPLTVTAAGVEGGEVTLDAGQSSQYLTALLLLGPLTRKGLRITVTDLVSVPYVEITIAMMRAFGVEVGREGNALVVPPGGYRATTYAVEPDASTASYFFAAAAVTGGEVTVPGLGEGALQGDLGFVDVLRCMGAQVEVGAQSTTVRGTGGLRGVTVNMRDISDTMPTLAAIAPFASGPVRIEDVANTRVKECDRLDACAENLRRLGVAVTTGPDWIEIQPAAAGGLAGAEIRSYGDHRIVMSFAVTGLRVPGISFDDPGCVRKTFPGFHEEFGALSAGL, from the coding sequence ATGCCCGCAGTCGACGTCCCCGGTTCCAAGTCCGTCACCGCCCGCGCTCTCTTCCTCGCCGCCGCCGCCGACGGGGTCACCACCCTCGTACGCCCGCTCCGTTCGGACGACACGGAGGGCTTCGCCGAGGGGTTGGGGCGGCTCGGTTATCGGGTCGGACGGACTCCGGACACCTGGCAGGTCGACGGCCGCCCGCAGGGCCCCGCGGTCACCGAGGCCGACGTCCACTGCCGGGACGGCGCGACGACGGCCCGCTTCCTGCCGACGCTGGCCGCCACCGGCACCGGCACGTACCGCTTCGACGCCTCGCCCCAGATGCGCCGCCGGCCACTGCTGCCGTTGACCCGGGCCCTGCGTGACCTGGGCGTGGACCTGCGGCACGAGGTCAGGGAGGGCCACCACCCGCTGACCGTGACGGCGGCCGGCGTCGAGGGCGGGGAGGTGACGCTGGACGCGGGCCAGTCGTCGCAGTACCTGACGGCGCTGCTGCTGCTCGGGCCGCTGACCCGCAAGGGCCTGCGCATCACGGTCACCGACCTGGTCTCGGTGCCGTACGTCGAGATCACGATCGCGATGATGCGGGCCTTCGGGGTGGAGGTGGGCCGGGAGGGCAACGCCCTCGTGGTGCCGCCCGGCGGCTACCGCGCCACGACGTACGCGGTGGAGCCGGACGCCTCGACCGCGAGCTACTTCTTCGCGGCGGCGGCCGTCACGGGCGGCGAGGTGACGGTTCCGGGCCTGGGCGAGGGGGCGCTCCAGGGCGACCTTGGCTTCGTCGACGTACTGCGGTGCATGGGCGCGCAGGTGGAGGTGGGCGCGCAGTCGACGACGGTCCGGGGGACCGGCGGACTGCGGGGCGTCACCGTCAACATGCGGGACATCTCCGACACCATGCCGACCCTCGCGGCCATCGCCCCGTTCGCCTCCGGCCCGGTGCGGATCGAGGACGTGGCGAACACCCGGGTGAAGGAGTGCGACCGGCTGGACGCCTGCGCGGAGAACCTGCGGCGGCTTGGGGTGGCGGTGACCACGGGCCCCGACTGGATCGAGATCCAGCCTGCGGCTGCCGGTGGCCTGGCCGGTGCGGAGATCAGGTCGTACGGCGACCACCGCATCGTCATGTCCTTCGCGGTGACGGGGCTGCGGGTGCCGGGTATTTCGTTCGACGACCCCGGGTGCGTGCGGAAGACTTTCCCGGGGTTCCACGAGGAGTTCGGGGCGCTGAGCGCGGGGTTGTGA
- a CDS encoding GNAT family N-acetyltransferase: protein MSFTLEGPVLEGTLVRLEPLEHRHAADLAVAVEEGRGSYSYTWVPRAHEVGDYIDAQLARAATGRLAPYAQVSVASGRAVGATSYWEPRCWRSDDRLDAVEVGFTWLARSAQGTGINAEAKLLLFRHAFEKWGVSRVDLKTDARNERSRAAIESVGARFEGVLRNWSRSWAPGEEGRLRDSAIFSLTAQEWPGCRGRLEDRVAGFLSRGASADGPVAALDRPGHDRKPSAS from the coding sequence GTGAGCTTCACGCTGGAGGGGCCGGTCCTCGAGGGCACGCTGGTGCGGCTGGAGCCGCTGGAGCACCGGCACGCGGCCGATCTGGCGGTCGCGGTGGAGGAGGGCCGCGGGAGCTACTCGTACACATGGGTGCCGAGGGCCCACGAGGTCGGTGACTACATCGACGCGCAGCTCGCCCGTGCCGCGACGGGGCGGCTGGCGCCGTACGCGCAGGTGTCCGTCGCCTCGGGGCGGGCCGTCGGCGCCACCTCGTACTGGGAGCCGCGCTGTTGGCGCTCCGACGATCGGCTCGACGCCGTCGAGGTCGGGTTCACCTGGCTCGCCCGCTCCGCCCAGGGCACGGGCATCAACGCCGAGGCCAAGCTGCTGCTTTTCCGGCATGCCTTCGAGAAGTGGGGCGTGTCCCGCGTGGACCTGAAGACGGACGCCCGCAACGAGCGCTCGCGCGCGGCGATCGAGAGCGTGGGCGCCCGCTTCGAGGGCGTGCTGCGGAACTGGTCGCGTTCCTGGGCGCCGGGGGAGGAGGGGCGGTTGCGCGACTCCGCGATCTTCTCCCTCACGGCGCAGGAGTGGCCGGGGTGCCGGGGGCGGTTGGAGGATCGGGTGGCGGGGTTCCTGTCGCGGGGGGCGTCGGCCGACGGGCCGGTGGCGGCACTGGACCGCCCTGGGCATGATCGGAAACCATCGGCGTCATGA
- a CDS encoding RBBP9/YdeN family alpha/beta hydrolase, with protein sequence MTAYLILHGWQNHRPQDHWQHWLADRLGEFGHQVVYPQLPEPDDPELEVWLGELGRHLGGLDAGAERVVVAHSLSAVLWLHAAARGMPGLDVDRVLLVAPPSGAVLAQHPEVARFALSSLEFTLPGPTRLVAGDDDPYCEEGADTVYGTPLALPTDMLPGAAHLDLDAGYGPWPAVLGWCLDPTAPIMARPE encoded by the coding sequence ATGACCGCTTACCTCATCCTCCACGGCTGGCAGAACCACCGGCCCCAGGACCACTGGCAGCACTGGCTCGCCGACCGGCTCGGCGAGTTCGGGCACCAGGTCGTCTATCCGCAGCTGCCCGAGCCGGACGACCCCGAACTGGAGGTCTGGTTGGGGGAGCTGGGCCGGCACCTCGGTGGGCTCGATGCCGGGGCGGAGCGGGTCGTGGTCGCGCACAGCCTGTCCGCGGTGCTGTGGCTGCACGCTGCCGCGCGCGGGATGCCGGGGCTCGACGTGGACCGGGTGCTGCTCGTCGCCCCTCCGTCCGGCGCCGTGCTCGCACAGCACCCGGAGGTCGCCCGATTCGCCCTGTCGTCCCTGGAGTTCACCCTCCCCGGCCCGACCCGCCTGGTCGCCGGCGACGACGACCCGTACTGCGAGGAAGGCGCCGACACCGTCTACGGCACGCCCCTCGCCCTCCCGACCGACATGCTCCCGGGCGCCGCCCACCTCGACCTGGACGCCGGTTATGGGCCGTGGCCCGCCGTACTGGGCTGGTGCCTCGACCCGACGGCGCCGATCATGGCGCGTCCCGAGTAG
- a CDS encoding sugar phosphate isomerase/epimerase family protein, which produces MKLAFSTLGVPGLPVPDVLRLAAAHGYHGVELRTHAEEPVHTGLGPAERADVAAEFKAAGIELLGLAGYARVAAPGDDGPVIEEMRTLVDLAHDLGAPYVRVFPGADPEQSPHSADAIAARRLGTAAQYAADMGVRILLETHDSHRTAADAIRVLGLVGHRHVGSLWDVMHTWLGGEQPSESYAALSPFLGYVQVKDIASADDTTPLPLGTGVLPLADCVEVLSRHGWDGWLCWEYEKRWYEEAAPLPELLGAGRDHLARLLNESA; this is translated from the coding sequence ATGAAACTGGCGTTCTCCACCCTCGGCGTCCCCGGTCTCCCCGTCCCCGACGTGCTGCGGCTCGCGGCAGCGCACGGTTATCACGGCGTCGAGTTGCGCACGCACGCCGAGGAGCCGGTGCACACGGGCCTCGGCCCAGCCGAACGGGCTGACGTGGCGGCCGAGTTCAAGGCCGCCGGCATCGAGCTCCTGGGCCTGGCCGGGTACGCCCGGGTCGCCGCGCCCGGTGACGACGGGCCCGTGATCGAGGAGATGCGCACCCTCGTCGACCTCGCCCACGACCTCGGCGCGCCTTACGTCCGTGTCTTTCCCGGCGCCGACCCCGAGCAGAGCCCGCACTCCGCGGACGCCATCGCCGCGCGACGGCTGGGTACGGCCGCGCAGTACGCCGCCGACATGGGCGTACGGATCCTGCTGGAGACCCACGACTCGCACCGCACCGCCGCCGACGCGATCCGCGTCCTCGGCCTGGTCGGCCACCGCCACGTCGGCTCGCTGTGGGACGTCATGCACACCTGGCTGGGCGGCGAGCAGCCCTCGGAGAGCTACGCGGCCCTTTCCCCGTTCCTCGGCTACGTCCAGGTCAAGGACATCGCCTCCGCCGACGACACCACGCCGCTGCCGCTGGGCACAGGAGTGCTGCCGCTCGCCGACTGCGTGGAGGTCCTCTCCCGGCACGGCTGGGACGGCTGGCTGTGCTGGGAGTACGAGAAGCGGTGGTACGAGGAGGCCGCGCCCCTTCCCGAACTGCTCGGCGCGGGACGGGACCATCTGGCGCGGCTGCTCAACGAGTCGGCGTAG